In the genome of Sporomusaceae bacterium, the window CTTTTGTGCGTTGAGGATTACAAAGTAGGGATCTGCTGTTTCAGAGTCAATGCGGGCGCAAACAGGTCACCAAACCTCGCTACCCGGTTCAGAACGTCGCCGGCCTCGAAGGTCAGCAACGCGGCGTCGCGTTTTTCCCAGGCCGCCGCTACCTCGTCCCAGGTCACCGGCGCGGAAACTGTCGGCTTCGGCCGGGCTCGCAGCGAGTATACGCAGACCGTCGTCTTGTGTTCGTCGTTCTGGCTCCAGTCCACCAGCACTTTGCCGGTGCGCAGCGCTTTGGTCATCCGCGACACGACCTTGTCAGGGTGCTGCTTTTCGAGCAACTGGGCCAGAGCGTGGGCGAACGCCTTGGTATGGTCGTAGTCGGTCGGGGTGTTGAGGGGGATGTAAATCTGCAGGCCCTTTGACCCAGAGGTTTTCGGCAGGGAAACAAGTCCGTAGTGGTCAAAGACGTCTTTCAGCCACAGCGCCACACGGGTGCAGTCGACGATGGTCGCCGGCGGTCCCGGATCGAGGTCGAAAACCATCATTGTCGGCGTGGCTGCCGCGACGGCGAGCGATAGGGAGGTGTGCAGCTCAAGCGCCGCCAGGTTGGCCGCCCACACCAGGGCGGGGGTGTCGGCCAGCAGGCAGTAGTTGATGTTACGGTTATTGCCCTCGCTCCATACGGGCGCGGTCGGCACCCAGTCGGGCCGGTGGGAGGGACACTCCTTCTGGTAGAAAAAGTCGTCGGAAGCTCCGTCGGGATAGCGCTTTAGTGTCACCGGACGTCCAGCCAGATGGGGCAGAAGGACAGGCGCGACGCGGATATAATAATCGATCATCTGTCCTTTGGTGAACCCAGTATCGGGGTAGAAGACTTTGTCCAGGTTAGACAGCGACAGTTCCTGGTCGGCGATCTTTACAAGCGTCTTAGCGGGCACTTGCCCTCTTCCTCCTCTCCTTCACCGGTGGTTTCTTCTTTACGGCCGCCAGGCTTGCCTCCAAGGCCGCCATCAGGTCGATGACCTTCGCCCCTTCCTCGGCAGCCGGCCGGGCGACGATTTTTTGGCCCTCGGCCTTGCGTTCTACAAGATCCATAACCCGCCTGTAATATTCGTTACGGTATTTTTTCGGGTCGAATGCGGCGGTCAGCGATTCGATGAGCTGGCCGGCCATCGCCAGCTCCCGTTCGGTGGGAGCCGTTTCTTCTCCCGGCAGACCTTCGAGTTCCTCCTGGGGAATGACCTCGTCGGCGAAATGCATCGTCGCCAGGCTCAAGGCCAAACCGGCCGGCCTGAGAGCGGCGAGGTATTCCTTGTTGCGGAGCACGAAGCGGGCCACGGCCACCCGGCCGGTGTCGCGCATCGCCGTCATCAGCAGTTTGTAGGACTTGGCCGCTCCTTTGTCGGGGAGCAGGTAGTATGACTGTTCGAAATACAGCGGGTCGATTTCCTCCAGCCGCACAAAATCCTCGATTTCGATGCTGCGGTTGGCCTGCGGATAGAGTGTCTGCAGTTCCTCAGCCGACACGGTCACGTAGCGGTCGGGGGATATTTCGTAGCCTTTGACGATGCTTTCGGCAGGCACTTCGGCCCCGTCCGCGGAGCATACTTTCTTCAGGCGGATGCGGCAGCCGTCCTTAGCGCGCAGTTGATGGAAGCTGACCGTTTTCTTCCTGACAGCATTATACAATTTTACCGGCACATTGACCAGTCCGAAGCTTATCGCTCCACTCCAGATCGGTCGCTGCATACTATCCCTCCTGTCATGGCGTCGTTTCCCGGACGACCGCGGCGGCGTTCTTGTCGTGGCGCAAACCCTTGAAGGATGGATGGCGCAGGGTGTTGTGCGGAGTCCATTCGGTGAACTCGAATTCGCCGACCAGCAGCGGGGCTACGAAGACGGCGTCGGCGACCGGCGGGTTGACGGCGAAGGAGCTGATATCGCTACGAAGAGGAGCGAGTTTGGCGGCGAGGTCGGCCAGCGTGCGGGCGGAGAATCCGGTGCCCACTTTGCCGGCGTACACGAGGTGGGGGCCGGATTTGCCCGGCGGCCGGTCCCAGTAGCCTACGAGCAGAGCGCCGATGGCGCCCTGACGCTTCCCCCGGCCCGGCACCCAGCCGGCGATGACGAGCTCCTGGCGGCGCTGATTCTTGATTTTCAGCCAGGCGCCGCTGCGTTTGCCGGCCTCGTACTTGCTGTCGAGCCGCTTGGCCATTATCCCTTCGAGGCCCACTTCCCGGCTGGCGTTCAGCATCGCGGGACCCTCTCCGGTCTTATGGACAGGAGTCTGCCAGGCGGGTCCGGACACGGCAAGAGCCTCCAGGATGCGGCGGCGCTCGCTATAGGGAAGGTCGA includes:
- the ligD gene encoding non-homologous end-joining DNA ligase — translated: MPDLIPPMLAKTGTMPTAPDLYAYEIKWDGIRAVAYLSKGNLRLLSRNHKDITAQYPEFAALASSLPDSRLVLDGEIVALGADGRPSFSRLQHRMGLSSPRTIAKVGSEIPATYIIFDVLYTDGRLCVDLPYSERRRILEALAVSGPAWQTPVHKTGEGPAMLNASREVGLEGIMAKRLDSKYEAGKRSGAWLKIKNQRRQELVIAGWVPGRGKRQGAIGALLVGYWDRPPGKSGPHLVYAGKVGTGFSARTLADLAAKLAPLRSDISSFAVNPPVADAVFVAPLLVGEFEFTEWTPHNTLRHPSFKGLRHDKNAAAVVRETTP
- a CDS encoding Ku protein, yielding MQRPIWSGAISFGLVNVPVKLYNAVRKKTVSFHQLRAKDGCRIRLKKVCSADGAEVPAESIVKGYEISPDRYVTVSAEELQTLYPQANRSIEIEDFVRLEEIDPLYFEQSYYLLPDKGAAKSYKLLMTAMRDTGRVAVARFVLRNKEYLAALRPAGLALSLATMHFADEVIPQEELEGLPGEETAPTERELAMAGQLIESLTAAFDPKKYRNEYYRRVMDLVERKAEGQKIVARPAAEEGAKVIDLMAALEASLAAVKKKPPVKERRKRASAR
- the ligD gene encoding non-homologous end-joining DNA ligase translates to MPAKTLVKIADQELSLSNLDKVFYPDTGFTKGQMIDYYIRVAPVLLPHLAGRPVTLKRYPDGASDDFFYQKECPSHRPDWVPTAPVWSEGNNRNINYCLLADTPALVWAANLAALELHTSLSLAVAAATPTMMVFDLDPGPPATIVDCTRVALWLKDVFDHYGLVSLPKTSGSKGLQIYIPLNTPTDYDHTKAFAHALAQLLEKQHPDKVVSRMTKALRTGKVLVDWSQNDEHKTTVCVYSLRARPKPTVSAPVTWDEVAAAWEKRDAALLTFEAGDVLNRVARFGDLFAPALTLKQQIPTL